One genomic region from Arthrobacter sp. YN encodes:
- a CDS encoding TIGR03364 family FAD-dependent oxidoreductase, which yields MNNPSTSTTAANTTANQPTDVVIVGAGIVGLAHAAHAVANGLTVTIIERDHHAAGASVRNFGHCCITAQSGELYELAQTSRKYWLEFAERAGFWAAESGAVVLARTEAEMDVLRELSDVREPGQVELLSPAGTRDRLGATVSVTEETHDDGAASGASWPGLVGGAFLRDDLRVDPRTTVAKLAGWLSQQPGVELHWNTAALGFNESSEGVSVQTSRGGLRAKQIFVCVGHDVDYLFPDLAEEHRIQRCALQMSLAAKPSGVEFAPAVLTATSMLRYPAFTDMPAAAALRSEVLENQPELLEIGANVMFTQRPDGTVILGDSHHYHRTADPFLDEGVTSTLNAEITGRIGEPLEIIQRWQGIYASSDVAPILVREVQPGVTVVSVTSGVGMTLSFGLAHRNVSRLY from the coding sequence GTGAACAACCCAAGCACTTCCACTACCGCCGCCAACACCACCGCGAACCAGCCCACCGATGTCGTCATTGTCGGTGCCGGAATCGTGGGCCTGGCGCACGCCGCCCACGCTGTTGCCAACGGCCTGACCGTCACCATCATCGAGCGCGACCACCACGCCGCCGGTGCCTCGGTCCGCAACTTCGGCCACTGCTGCATCACCGCACAGTCCGGCGAGCTCTACGAACTCGCACAGACTTCGCGGAAGTACTGGCTGGAGTTCGCGGAGCGCGCCGGGTTCTGGGCCGCCGAATCCGGTGCCGTGGTCCTGGCCCGCACTGAGGCCGAGATGGACGTCCTTCGCGAACTCTCCGACGTGCGCGAGCCTGGACAAGTCGAGCTGCTCTCCCCCGCCGGGACCCGGGACCGGTTGGGTGCCACTGTTTCCGTTACGGAAGAAACGCACGACGACGGCGCTGCTTCGGGCGCATCATGGCCCGGCCTCGTGGGCGGAGCCTTCCTTCGGGATGACCTCCGCGTCGACCCCCGCACCACGGTCGCAAAGTTGGCCGGGTGGCTCAGCCAGCAGCCCGGCGTCGAACTTCACTGGAACACCGCAGCGCTGGGCTTCAACGAGTCCTCGGAAGGCGTCAGCGTTCAGACGTCGCGCGGCGGGCTTCGTGCCAAGCAGATCTTTGTATGTGTTGGCCACGACGTCGACTACCTCTTCCCGGACCTCGCCGAAGAACACCGGATCCAGCGGTGCGCTCTGCAGATGTCGCTGGCGGCCAAGCCTTCCGGCGTCGAATTCGCTCCCGCAGTCCTCACCGCAACGTCCATGCTCCGGTACCCGGCGTTCACGGACATGCCCGCCGCTGCAGCCCTCCGCTCCGAGGTGTTGGAGAACCAGCCCGAATTGCTGGAGATCGGCGCCAACGTCATGTTCACCCAACGCCCGGACGGCACGGTCATTCTGGGCGATTCCCACCACTACCACCGCACCGCCGATCCGTTCCTGGATGAAGGTGTCACCTCCACGCTCAACGCTGAAATCACCGGCCGGATCGGCGAACCACTGGAGATCATCCAGCGCTGGCAAGGCATTTACGCTTCCTCCGACGTAGCACCCATCCTGGTCCGCGAGGTTCAGCCCGGCGTCACGGTGGTGTCTGTGACCTCCGGCGTGGGCATGACCCTTTCCTTCGGTTTGGCACACCGCAACGTATCGCGCCTGTACTGA
- a CDS encoding GntR family transcriptional regulator, with product MTTQTNAPLHVKLSEEFMRRITDGDWPPGFQLPSEAELCREFGTSRGPIRQALAFLRSEGAVTGGRGRPPMVRSSVPSQSFSTFNSFTEWASGIGKKPGQRTLEVARREASPEAAEALGLMPGTTVVEILRVRYLDEAPAMIERTTFILDVGRRLFDFDTDSGSIFAFLKEQGVDLHSARHTIDAVAASDEDAELLEQPEGIPLLRERRITRSADGQPLEYSEDRYLPALTNFTIDNTVERRAALVRIHTEGATP from the coding sequence GTGACCACACAGACGAACGCGCCCCTCCACGTCAAGCTGAGCGAAGAATTCATGCGCCGGATCACCGACGGCGACTGGCCGCCGGGCTTCCAGCTGCCCAGTGAAGCGGAGCTGTGCCGCGAGTTCGGGACGTCGCGTGGCCCGATCCGTCAGGCGCTCGCGTTCCTCCGTTCCGAAGGTGCCGTCACAGGCGGACGGGGGCGCCCTCCCATGGTTCGCTCGTCTGTGCCGTCGCAGTCGTTCTCTACGTTCAACTCGTTCACTGAGTGGGCCAGTGGGATCGGCAAAAAGCCCGGCCAGCGGACACTCGAAGTGGCACGGCGTGAAGCCAGTCCGGAAGCCGCTGAAGCGCTCGGCCTGATGCCTGGCACCACTGTGGTGGAGATCCTTCGCGTCCGTTACCTGGATGAGGCGCCGGCCATGATCGAGCGCACCACGTTCATCCTGGACGTGGGACGCAGACTATTCGACTTCGACACCGACTCCGGGTCCATCTTCGCGTTCCTCAAAGAGCAGGGTGTAGACCTGCACAGTGCGCGCCACACCATCGACGCCGTTGCTGCCAGTGACGAGGACGCCGAACTGTTGGAACAACCCGAAGGTATTCCGCTCCTGCGCGAACGTCGCATCACCCGTTCCGCCGATGGGCAGCCCCTGGAGTACTCCGAGGACCGCTACCTGCCGGCACTGACCAACTTCACCATCGACAACACCGTGGAGCGCCGGGCCGCCCTGGTCCGCATCCACACTGAAGGAGCCACCCCATGA
- a CDS encoding phosphonatase-like hydrolase: protein MIKLVACDMAGTTIDEHGDVYVALARCVEETGVTTTPEAVQEWMGADKVEAITALIEAGGGAATPEVVAAAFNRFKELLVEFYDANPPVALEGVEDAFRALRSQGIKVALTTGFSRDVAEPLLERLGWSVDDDNLLDAVVCSDEVAAGRPAPHMIHRAMELTGVQDVRTVMAAGDTVNDLAAANNAGVTAVGVLTGKLGREDLAGHPHHHILDGVKDIPALLS, encoded by the coding sequence ATGATCAAGCTTGTTGCCTGCGATATGGCCGGAACCACCATCGACGAACACGGCGACGTTTATGTGGCCCTTGCCCGCTGCGTTGAAGAAACCGGGGTGACCACCACACCCGAGGCTGTGCAGGAATGGATGGGCGCGGACAAAGTTGAGGCCATCACAGCGCTCATTGAAGCCGGTGGGGGAGCGGCCACGCCGGAAGTGGTGGCGGCCGCATTCAATCGCTTCAAGGAATTGCTCGTGGAGTTCTACGACGCCAACCCGCCCGTCGCGCTGGAGGGCGTGGAAGACGCGTTCCGCGCGCTCCGGAGCCAAGGCATCAAAGTGGCCCTGACAACCGGCTTTTCCCGCGACGTTGCGGAGCCCCTCCTGGAGCGGCTGGGCTGGAGCGTCGACGACGATAACCTGCTGGACGCCGTCGTCTGCTCCGACGAAGTAGCCGCCGGACGACCGGCACCACACATGATTCACCGGGCCATGGAACTGACCGGAGTCCAGGACGTCCGCACCGTCATGGCCGCGGGCGACACCGTGAATGACCTCGCCGCTGCCAACAACGCCGGCGTCACGGCCGTGGGCGTCCTGACCGGCAAACTGGGCCGCGAAGATCTGGCAGGGCACCCGCACCACCACATCCTGGACGGCGTGAAGGACATTCCGGCGCTGCTCTCCTGA
- a CDS encoding DoxX family protein: MKFLHPSPKSSARGVTILRVVFGALIMIHGIQKLMAGHAAFAASVAAMGVQKPEIVAWLVIAGELGLGLLLVLGALTRAAGFLAAIMFAGIWFVTEAGKPLLTDRAGVTAELLIIYAAISVAFIFLGPGALSLDRKLARQPAGSRR; this comes from the coding sequence GTGAAATTCCTTCACCCGTCACCCAAGTCCTCCGCCCGCGGCGTCACGATCCTGCGCGTGGTCTTCGGCGCGCTCATCATGATCCACGGCATCCAGAAGCTCATGGCCGGGCACGCTGCCTTTGCTGCGTCGGTTGCCGCCATGGGCGTGCAGAAGCCGGAGATCGTGGCGTGGCTGGTGATCGCCGGTGAGCTGGGGCTGGGCCTGCTTCTTGTGCTCGGCGCCCTGACCCGGGCGGCAGGGTTCCTGGCCGCCATTATGTTCGCTGGAATTTGGTTTGTCACCGAGGCCGGCAAACCGCTGCTCACGGACAGGGCAGGGGTGACCGCGGAGCTCCTGATCATCTACGCAGCCATTTCGGTGGCGTTCATCTTCCTGGGACCCGGAGCTTTGTCCTTGGATCGCAAGCTGGCCCGGCAACCAGCCGGCTCGCGGCGGTAG
- a CDS encoding Gfo/Idh/MocA family protein, producing the protein MTLPIAKPWLSSQTNQDPRAATGRRLKWGVVSTGNIANSVSKDLALLEDAELYAVSSRTQAAADAFAHTLGFAKSYGDDGGVPGYQRLVEDPALDVVYVATPHAQHFLIASAALRAGKHVLCEKALTINAREASELVKLARENNVFFMEAVWSRFLPSLQRAFEIAASGELGQIQWVSADLGFPAPFDPSARIWALNDGGGALLDITVYPLLWALGTLGFPQSVTAIGTLNDDGVDTQNALTLGYSSGAQVQLTSSLMAHGPRTATVAGGLGFLQTVGSVNNPRELVIRVGWDEPRHEHFEVVGTGYTYELREVTRCIQQGLTESPVMPLEDSINVMRLFDGVRSQLGIRYPNDAR; encoded by the coding sequence TCCTCCCAAACCAACCAGGATCCCCGGGCAGCTACCGGCCGGCGCTTGAAGTGGGGCGTCGTGTCTACAGGCAACATTGCCAACAGTGTTTCCAAGGACCTGGCCCTGCTGGAAGATGCAGAACTCTACGCCGTGAGCTCCCGGACGCAGGCTGCCGCTGATGCGTTCGCGCACACACTGGGTTTCGCCAAGAGTTACGGGGACGACGGCGGCGTTCCCGGCTACCAGCGTTTGGTGGAGGACCCCGCCCTGGACGTGGTCTATGTGGCCACACCCCATGCCCAGCACTTCCTGATCGCCTCGGCCGCCCTGCGTGCCGGCAAGCACGTGCTCTGCGAGAAGGCCCTCACCATCAACGCCCGTGAAGCCTCCGAGCTGGTAAAGCTGGCCCGCGAGAACAACGTGTTCTTCATGGAGGCCGTGTGGAGCCGCTTCCTGCCGAGCTTGCAGCGGGCGTTCGAAATCGCTGCTTCTGGCGAGCTTGGACAGATCCAATGGGTCAGCGCGGATCTTGGCTTCCCGGCACCCTTCGACCCTTCGGCCCGTATCTGGGCCCTCAATGATGGTGGTGGCGCACTCCTGGACATCACCGTTTACCCGCTGCTCTGGGCCTTGGGCACGCTGGGTTTCCCGCAGTCGGTCACCGCGATCGGCACGCTCAACGACGACGGCGTGGACACCCAGAACGCCCTGACGTTGGGCTACTCCAGTGGTGCCCAGGTCCAGCTGACGTCGTCCCTGATGGCACATGGACCCCGGACAGCCACCGTTGCCGGCGGGCTCGGATTCCTGCAAACCGTGGGTTCAGTGAACAATCCTCGCGAGCTGGTGATCCGGGTCGGCTGGGACGAACCGCGACACGAGCACTTCGAGGTGGTGGGCACCGGCTACACGTACGAGCTCCGGGAAGTGACGCGCTGCATCCAGCAAGGCCTCACTGAGAGCCCGGTGATGCCGCTGGAAGACTCCATCAACGTCATGCGCCTCTTCGACGGCGTGCGCTCCCAGCTGGGCATCCGGTATCCGAACGACGCGCGGTGA